A window from Setaria italica strain Yugu1 chromosome VIII, Setaria_italica_v2.0, whole genome shotgun sequence encodes these proteins:
- the LOC106804481 gene encoding cytochrome P450 71D10 encodes MAVAGDFTFMVDCISGNNEMLGWSCGRSNVYIDPLLMQERFSVELNRSRRNKNFCYEELGELQYLHHVIREAFRRHELERFKDDAAMAAVDLRGADFELVPFGAGRRMCPGMPFGLLAGLLLHFDWEVPGLADPAQLDMAEEFGITARRKNDLLLCPILRVSVPGI; translated from the exons ATGGCCGTGGCCGGGGACTTTACTTTTATGGTGGACTGTATCAGTGGCAACAATGAGATGCTCGGTTGGTCATGTGGTCGATCAAATGTTTACATTGATCCTCTTCTCATGCAAG AAAGATTCAGTGTTGAGCTGAATCGATCACGAAGAAATAAAAACTTTTGCTATGAAGAGCTGGGCGAGCTCCAGTACCTGCACCACGTCATCCGGGAGGCGTTCCGGCGGCACGAGCTGGAGCGGTTCAAGGACGACGCCGCCATGGCGGCGGTGGACTTGAGGGGCGCCGACTTCGAGCTCGTGCCGTTCGGCGCCGGCCGGAGGATGTGTCCCGGCATGCCGTTCGGGCTCCTGGCCGGTCTCCTGCTCCACTTCGACTGGGAGGTGCCCGGCCTGGCCGACCCGGCGCAGCTGGACATGGCCGAGGAGTTCGGCATCACCGCGCGCCGCAAGAACGACCTCCTGCTATGCCCCATCCTCCGCGTATCCGTGCCCGGCATCTAG
- the LOC101782921 gene encoding dirigent protein 2, which produces MLRRAGRGGTDIVFPSLCLSLSIGAADVGSRRGGGGCGVGHPAKKKNPPINPSPDLLRKHTPSIYKYNPSPPQITHSLSPLTGNTSLPLAMASYTIDSVQSELKMTLYIKEVYDGPDTNGVTIISRAKMGTTWVFSWLVTDGPGPDANIVGHMQGTSVQVANTPDVYQYSLGLVFGDKRFNGSTLQISGTSQINGEWSIVGGTGELAMAKGTIKRTEIRYIGNTRISELKIHAFYTPMNSTTVSSNNTGCKFQKA; this is translated from the exons ATGCTACGGCGGGCCGGACGCGGCGGCACAGATATTGTCTTTCCCTCCCtctgcctctccctctccatcgGGGCCGCGGATGTCGgcagccggcggggcggcggcggctgcggggtgGGGCACCCGG ccaaaaaaaaaaacccacccATCAACCCTTCTCCAGATCTCCTCAGAAAACACACACCTTCCATCTATAAATACAACCCATCTCCTCCTCAGATAACACACAGCCTCTCCCCTCTCACTGGGAACACATCACTCCCGCTAGCCATGGCCTCTTACACAATAGATTCCGTTCAAAGTGAGCTTAAGATGACCCTATACATTAAGGAGGTGTATGACGGACCGGACACTAACGGAGTGACCATTATAAGCAGAGCGAAAATGGGTACAACCTGGGTCTTTTCGTGGCTGGTAACAGATGGGCCAGGTCCCGATGCAAATATCGTCGGTCATATGCAGGGCACAAGTGTTCAAGTAGCCAATACTCCTGATGTGTATCAATATTCCCTTGGATTAGTGTTTGGGGATAAAAG GTTCAATGGGTCCACGCTACAAATATCTGGAACTTCCCAAATAAATGGTGAGTGGAGCATTGTTGGAGGGACCGGAGAACTTGCTATGGCTAAGGGTACTATCAAACGCACAGAAATCAGATATATCGGAAACACAAGGATTTCAGAACTCAAAATACATGCGTTTTACACTCCAATGAACTCTACAACC GTTTCCAGCAATAATACTGGATGCAAATTCCAGAAGGCATGA